A genomic segment from Malus domestica chromosome 05, GDT2T_hap1 encodes:
- the LOC139196189 gene encoding putative lipid-transfer protein DIR1 — translation MGGNYKLVVVLVVALVVLLKGSTVSSLCNMTDEGIADCKPSVTKTNPTPPTPECCEALKGADLKCLCGYKNSFLLPSLGIDPALAMALPAKCNLTPPNDC, via the coding sequence ATGGGTGGAAACTACAAGTTGGTGGTTGTTTTGGTGGTGGCACTGGTTGTGTTGCTTAAAGGGTCGACAGTGTCGAGCTTGTGCAACATGACCGACGAAGGTATCGCCGATTGCAAGCCATCGGTTACGAAGACGAATCCAACTCCGCCAACTCCTGAGTGTTGTGAGGCTCTCAAAGGAGCTGACTTGAAATGCTTGTGTGGTTACAAGAACTCGTTTCTGTTGCCTTCTCTCGGTATTGACCCCGCTCTTGCCATGGCTCTACCGGCTAAGTGCAACCTCACCCCTCCTAACGATTGCTAA
- the LOC103433325 gene encoding uncharacterized protein, with amino-acid sequence MDQEFRMMRSQVPAFGSWDWNQDLPFTQCFESARQAGLLRYNTYSDGHDEDRDLYVAGDLYENHVVTPAMIVVPRRRNKMRQSHAKEAKEESWVVSDVKEPPSPPPRHRPTPKPVDEDLYKISPDLLYAKSKKKRGFGFFSSCLLPSCVA; translated from the exons ATGGATCAA GAATTTAGGATGATGAGGAGTCAAGTTCCAGCGTTTGGGAGCTGGGATTGGAACCAAGACCTTCCATTTACTCAGTGTTTTGAGTCGGCAAGGCAGGCTGGGCTTCTGCGCTACAATACTTACTCTGATGGACACGATGAAGATCGTGATCTGTACGTTGCTGGTGATCTGTATGAGAATCATGTTGTCACACCTGCCATGATTGTTGTTCCTCGCAGAAGG AACAAAATGCGGCAGTCACATGCGAAAGAAGCAAAAGAGGAAAGTTGGGTGGTGAGTGATGTGAAGGAGCCACCAAGCCCTCCACCAAGGCACAGGCCTACACCAAAGCCAGTGGATGAAGACTTGTACAAAATTTCACCAGACCTCCTCTATGCAAAATCCAAAAAG AAGAGAGGATTTGGGTTCTTTTCAAGCTGCTTGCTGCCATCCTGTGTTGCTTGA